Proteins from a single region of Apium graveolens cultivar Ventura chromosome 7, ASM990537v1, whole genome shotgun sequence:
- the LOC141671996 gene encoding protein RER1A-like produces the protein MDGVGGEGASAAAPLNQWRRDVWKLFQYYLDKSTPHTVYRWVGTAVLAFLYALRCYYVQGFYVVSYGLGIYLLNLLIGFLSPLVDPELEPSNGPMLPTKGSDEFKPFIRRLPEFKFWYAITKALCVAFVMTFFSMFDVPVFWPILLFYWLVLFLLTMKRQIMHMIKYKYVPFNIGKQKYKGKKPSGGSGGSTSRGD, from the exons ATGGATGGTGTTGGAGGTGAGGGTGCCTCAGCTGCGGCACCTCTTAATCAGTGGAGACGTGATGTGTGGAAGCTCTTCCAGTATTATTTGGACAAGTCTACACCACACACGGTTTATAGATGGGTTGGGACTGCCGTTTTAGCATTTCTCTATGCGCTGCGCTGTTATTATGTTCAGGGGTTCTACGTTGTCAGTTATGGTCTTGGGATCTATTTGCTGAACTTGTTAATTGGGTTTCTGTCACCTCTTGTTGATCCAGAACTGGAACCTTCGAACGGGCCTATGCTGCCGACAAAAGGTTCTGATGAGTTCAAGCCTTTTATTCGCCGTCTTCCAGAGTTTAAGTTCTG GTATGCTATAACAAAAGCATTGTGTGTGGCATTTGTTATGACCTTCTTTTCGATGTTTGATGTACCCGTCTTTTGGCCTATATTGCTATTTTACTGGCTGGTGCTGTTTCTCCTGACAATGAAGCGCCAAATTATGCACATGATAAAATACAAATATGTCCCTTTTAACATCGGGAAGCAG AAGTACAAGGGGAAGAAGCCTTCAGGAGGAAGTGGGGGTAGCACTTCCAGAGGAGATTGA